In the genome of Cytophagales bacterium, one region contains:
- a CDS encoding glycosyltransferase family 2 protein — protein sequence MPLINIIIPTRERADTLYWTIKTCLNQNYNNYKIWVSDNCSTDNTAEIVHNFNNPKIIYLKTPKRFSMTHNWEFALDHIESGYVTFIGDDDGLVPDTLINIAYIIKKHHIDVIKCDPTVYHWPKSSMEHRRGVLYARLLKSYFFIDSQKALNHTAKKLEITLPGFRMGKCIPILYHGGIASMDIINKIKQRDTTFFHSSIPDCYAGMILAGEVDKYIFCHYPFAICGISHHSSSMSNYFRNDKEKSASVKKFFSENNMPFHPNIKEVDTWAMVIAETLLQANEQNPKIPTPDIKMVLKKSVEEALLKPDKISYQKTINATKNVAKINGLTEYCEKIIKKNKYVINSINKPISGFNYFPKTITLDTIDYFSNIYEASLLLSNFINKKPVYRSYFKTLIIKYLVIGLRILKRIKHIIYL from the coding sequence ATGCCTTTAATCAATATAATCATACCCACCCGCGAAAGAGCTGATACACTTTATTGGACGATAAAAACCTGTTTAAATCAGAATTACAATAATTACAAGATCTGGGTAAGTGATAATTGCAGCACAGATAATACTGCAGAAATTGTCCATAATTTCAATAATCCTAAAATTATCTATTTGAAAACCCCCAAACGCTTTTCAATGACCCATAACTGGGAGTTTGCACTAGACCATATTGAGAGTGGATACGTAACATTCATCGGGGATGATGATGGATTAGTACCAGATACTTTGATCAATATTGCATATATTATTAAAAAACATCATATTGACGTAATTAAATGTGATCCTACTGTTTATCATTGGCCAAAATCTTCTATGGAACATAGACGAGGGGTTCTGTACGCCAGATTGCTAAAAAGTTATTTTTTTATTGACTCTCAAAAAGCATTGAACCATACCGCTAAAAAACTTGAAATTACCTTACCAGGTTTCCGCATGGGAAAATGTATTCCAATACTATATCATGGCGGAATTGCAAGTATGGATATTATAAATAAAATTAAACAAAGAGACACTACTTTTTTTCATTCTTCTATCCCAGACTGTTATGCAGGGATGATACTTGCCGGAGAAGTTGATAAATATATTTTTTGTCATTACCCATTTGCGATTTGCGGGATTTCTCACCATAGTAGCTCCATGTCCAATTACTTTAGAAATGATAAAGAAAAGTCAGCCTCTGTTAAAAAATTTTTTTCTGAAAATAATATGCCATTTCATCCAAATATTAAAGAAGTCGATACTTGGGCAATGGTGATAGCAGAAACATTATTGCAAGCAAATGAACAAAACCCAAAAATCCCAACCCCAGATATTAAAATGGTTCTAAAAAAATCAGTTGAAGAAGCGTTATTAAAACCTGATAAGATTTCTTATCAGAAAACTATCAATGCTACCAAAAATGTTGCAAAGATCAATGGCTTAACAGAATATTGTGAAAAAATAATCAAAAAAAATAAATATGTTATTAACTCTATAAACAAACCCATATCTGGATTTAATTATTTCCCAAAAACCATTACCTTAGATACAATAGATTATTTTTCAAACATATATGAAGCCAGCCTTTTGCTCTCAAATTTTATAAATAAAAAACCCGTGTATAGATCCTATTTTAAAACGCTTATTATCAAATACCTGGTAATTGGATTGAGAATATTAAAAAGAATAAAACATATAATTTATTTGTAA
- the rfbG gene encoding CDP-glucose 4,6-dehydratase translates to MSIKLFNGIYKNKTVLITGHTGFKGSWLSLWLKKLGAHIIGYSLREYPNTDHFFDLKLDIENIFADIRDMDMLKKTIITYKPDIIFHLAAQSLVIESYKNPVLTYETNVMGTLNLLEAARNCQSVKAIVNVTTDKVYENKEQDLGYKETDNLGGFDPYSSSKACSEILTSSYRNSFLNNSIHEILIATARAGNVIGGGDWANDRLIPDIARAVIKKEKVKIRNPGSVRPWQHVLEPLSGYLLLGQKLLEGKEVFASAWNFGPDDKTRVEVQNVVKLIQQYWDKVEFKTSAKEQDVFHEADFLRLDSSRAANDLKWASVWDLNKTIKKTVDWYNEYITSKRICTVDDLDQYVNDAKTQRLVWH, encoded by the coding sequence ATGAGTATAAAACTTTTCAATGGAATATATAAAAATAAGACCGTACTGATAACAGGCCATACCGGATTTAAAGGTTCCTGGCTTTCATTATGGCTAAAAAAATTAGGCGCACATATTATTGGATATTCTTTAAGAGAATACCCTAATACAGATCATTTTTTTGACCTGAAACTTGATATAGAAAACATATTTGCTGATATAAGAGATATGGACATGTTAAAAAAAACGATTATTACATATAAACCCGATATAATATTTCACTTAGCTGCTCAGTCATTGGTTATAGAATCATATAAAAATCCGGTTTTAACATACGAAACCAATGTCATGGGCACTTTAAATTTGCTTGAAGCAGCCAGGAATTGTCAGTCGGTAAAAGCGATAGTCAATGTAACAACTGATAAAGTTTATGAAAATAAAGAACAGGATTTAGGATATAAGGAAACGGATAATCTCGGAGGTTTCGACCCTTACAGTTCATCCAAAGCTTGTTCTGAAATATTAACGTCTTCTTACAGGAATTCATTTTTAAATAACTCTATCCACGAAATTTTGATAGCTACTGCAAGAGCCGGTAATGTAATAGGAGGTGGAGATTGGGCTAATGACCGCCTGATCCCTGATATTGCCAGAGCAGTTATTAAAAAAGAGAAAGTTAAAATCAGAAATCCCGGTTCAGTTCGTCCCTGGCAGCATGTGCTGGAGCCATTATCAGGTTATTTGTTATTAGGACAAAAACTTCTGGAAGGTAAGGAAGTGTTTGCTTCAGCATGGAATTTTGGCCCTGATGATAAGACCCGTGTTGAAGTGCAAAATGTAGTTAAACTTATACAACAATATTGGGATAAAGTTGAATTTAAAACCAGCGCCAAAGAACAGGATGTGTTCCATGAAGCTGATTTTCTCAGACTTGACAGCTCAAGAGCAGCTAATGATCTTAAATGGGCGTCTGTATGGGATCTTAATAAAACCATTAAAAAAACTGTTGATTGGTATAATGAATATATAACATCAAAAAGGATTTGTACCGTGGATGATTTAGACCAATATGTAAATGATGCTAAAACACAACGGTTAGTTTGGCATTAG
- the rfbF gene encoding glucose-1-phosphate cytidylyltransferase — protein sequence MKVVIFAGGIGTRISEESHFRPKPMIEIGEKPILWHIMKLYEFYGHNDFIICLGYKGYMIKEYFMNYFMHNSDVTINLKNNKVEIHQTDTESFKITLLDTGLHTKTAGRLKRVQSHIGEEDFMLTYGDGLSDINIKDLVKFHFSHGKIATITTTQIIDRYGILDTEGNNVVHSFKEKPKQSGSWINGGFFVLKPDVFKYLKDDADSVMWEQQPLEDLTREGQLAAFKHTGFWKCMDAIRDKIELEQLWETGNAKWKIWK from the coding sequence ATGAAAGTAGTAATATTTGCAGGAGGAATAGGCACAAGAATTTCTGAAGAATCTCACTTCAGACCCAAGCCTATGATTGAGATCGGTGAAAAACCAATTTTATGGCATATCATGAAACTCTATGAATTTTATGGGCATAATGATTTTATTATATGCCTTGGATATAAAGGTTATATGATCAAGGAATATTTTATGAATTATTTTATGCATAATTCTGATGTTACAATTAATTTAAAAAACAATAAGGTAGAAATACATCAAACAGATACTGAATCATTTAAAATTACTCTTCTTGATACCGGATTACATACTAAAACTGCCGGACGTTTGAAAAGGGTACAAAGTCATATTGGAGAGGAAGATTTTATGCTCACTTATGGTGATGGCCTTTCTGATATTAACATTAAGGATTTAGTAAAATTTCATTTTTCTCATGGTAAAATTGCTACTATAACAACTACACAGATCATTGACAGGTATGGAATATTAGATACTGAAGGAAATAACGTGGTACATAGTTTTAAGGAAAAACCAAAACAAAGCGGTTCATGGATCAATGGTGGATTTTTTGTTTTAAAACCAGATGTTTTCAAATATCTCAAAGATGATGCCGATTCTGTGATGTGGGAACAGCAACCGCTTGAAGATTTGACAAGAGAGGGACAACTGGCAGCATTTAAGCATACAGGCTTCTGGAAGTGTATGGATGCAATCAGAGATAAAATTGAATTGGAGCAATTGTGGGAAACCGGTAACGCCAAATGGAAAATATGGAAATGA
- a CDS encoding ATP-grasp domain-containing protein, with protein MQKHEILIAGIGGASLGTEIAKCLALANRYQIFGCDISPLAYGHFMNLFQQTFLANDKNYIESILNICKKHKIFYIIPGGELPMTLLVEEEDILKEEKITLVSNSPYVVKTFSIKKETFVKLKQFGFAIPETIEYKTEKDLDQIPFPCIIKPSVGTGGSDSVFLAADKKECSVMVEILKRNKRSIILQEYISLDEGEFTIGVLSLPDKTIVGSIAMKRIFNTKLSIAHKSNLGLISSGYSQGLIDDFPQYRKTAEKIAVSIGSRGPINIQGRVKDGKFIPFEINPRFSASTYLRTLAGVNEIDVYLQYLIHNKYDDSCYRNIKKGYYLRSFTQEYVPGKVK; from the coding sequence TTGCAGAAACATGAAATATTAATTGCCGGAATTGGAGGTGCATCTTTAGGGACTGAAATAGCTAAATGTTTAGCTTTAGCCAATCGTTATCAAATTTTTGGCTGTGATATTTCCCCATTAGCTTATGGGCATTTTATGAATTTATTTCAGCAAACATTTCTAGCAAATGATAAAAATTACATTGAATCAATTCTAAATATTTGTAAAAAGCATAAAATATTTTACATTATCCCTGGCGGAGAGCTTCCTATGACATTGCTTGTTGAGGAAGAAGATATTCTTAAAGAAGAGAAAATTACCCTGGTTTCTAATTCTCCTTACGTAGTAAAAACATTTTCAATAAAAAAAGAAACTTTTGTAAAACTAAAGCAGTTTGGATTTGCGATTCCTGAAACGATAGAATATAAAACAGAAAAAGATTTAGACCAAATACCTTTCCCATGCATTATTAAACCATCAGTTGGAACAGGTGGAAGTGATTCGGTATTTTTAGCAGCCGATAAAAAGGAGTGCTCGGTAATGGTTGAAATATTAAAACGTAATAAAAGATCAATCATACTTCAGGAATATATATCCCTTGATGAGGGTGAATTTACCATTGGTGTTTTGTCATTACCGGATAAGACGATAGTCGGTTCCATAGCTATGAAACGTATTTTTAACACTAAATTATCAATAGCTCATAAAAGTAATTTAGGGCTTATTTCCAGTGGGTATAGCCAGGGATTAATTGATGACTTCCCTCAATACAGAAAAACAGCGGAAAAAATAGCTGTATCTATTGGCAGTAGGGGACCTATTAATATTCAGGGCAGAGTAAAAGATGGAAAATTTATACCATTTGAAATTAATCCCCGGTTTTCTGCTTCTACCTATTTACGCACTCTGGCGGGGGTGAATGAAATAGATGTTTATTTACAATATTTGATTCATAATAAATACGATGATAGTTGTTATCGCAATATTAAAAAAGGATATTATTTAAGGAGTTTTACTCAAGAATATGTTCCTGGTAAAGTAAAATAA
- a CDS encoding NAD-dependent epimerase/dehydratase family protein, whose protein sequence is MIRWITDEIGTGPYGETDKTDAEIIDVRDLVDKRGNSPDLINNKIDAALAYLELNKKIIICCDYGMSRSNAIAIGVISKWYKIPFNEAIRQVVKATNETQIKIQVINVVRNAIENNNSKKIKKNRIDKILVTGGTGYIGSNLIAQLKGKYKIFDPSSQEIDIINDLVELDLKVKEEHIDCLIHLANPRIVNTNNSIGESMVMIKNMLDICVENNCWLVYLSSMDIYGSYKNNDLIVKENRTPFPNGINGETKFLCESLINHYQKKFNLRATVIRINNVYGPGSKKPRFLYDFIHKAKNDLLITVHKYFNGYPKIDLLNINDLISCILSVLKKGYKGELNIGSGQLVTTKDLASLIINQLDSKSKIGIHHIHVKNDNFVVDMAKVLKEIQWKPGISLSKGLNDIILTYTNN, encoded by the coding sequence ATGATTAGATGGATTACAGATGAGATTGGTACAGGCCCTTATGGAGAAACAGACAAGACTGATGCAGAGATTATTGATGTTAGAGACTTGGTTGATAAACGTGGTAATTCTCCAGATTTAATAAATAATAAAATTGATGCGGCATTAGCATATTTAGAATTAAATAAGAAAATCATTATTTGCTGCGATTATGGAATGTCAAGAAGCAATGCTATTGCTATAGGTGTAATTTCAAAATGGTATAAAATTCCCTTTAATGAAGCAATTAGACAAGTTGTTAAAGCTACCAACGAAACCCAAATAAAGATTCAGGTCATTAATGTTGTCCGTAATGCAATAGAAAATAATAATTCTAAAAAGATCAAGAAAAACAGAATAGACAAAATTTTAGTTACAGGGGGAACGGGTTATATTGGTTCTAATTTAATTGCCCAATTAAAAGGTAAGTATAAAATATTTGATCCATCCAGTCAGGAAATTGATATCATTAATGATTTAGTAGAATTAGATTTAAAAGTAAAAGAAGAGCACATAGATTGTTTGATACATTTAGCTAATCCAAGGATCGTCAATACCAACAATTCTATTGGAGAATCAATGGTAATGATAAAGAATATGTTGGATATTTGTGTAGAAAATAATTGCTGGTTGGTTTATCTGTCCAGCATGGATATTTATGGTTCATATAAAAACAATGATCTAATAGTAAAAGAAAACCGTACTCCTTTTCCGAATGGAATAAATGGAGAAACTAAGTTTCTTTGTGAATCATTAATTAATCATTATCAAAAAAAGTTTAATTTAAGAGCAACAGTGATCCGAATTAATAATGTTTATGGCCCGGGCAGCAAAAAACCGAGATTTTTATATGATTTTATTCATAAAGCAAAAAATGATTTACTTATAACTGTCCATAAATATTTCAACGGTTATCCTAAAATAGACTTGCTTAATATTAATGACTTGATTTCATGTATTTTATCTGTTTTAAAAAAGGGATATAAAGGTGAATTGAACATTGGAAGCGGTCAACTGGTTACAACAAAAGATTTAGCGAGTTTAATTATAAATCAATTGGATTCTAAAAGTAAAATAGGCATTCATCATATTCACGTTAAAAATGATAATTTTGTTGTTGATATGGCTAAAGTCTTAAAAGAAATTCAATGGAAGCCAGGAATTTCTCTTTCTAAAGGACTTAATGATATAATCCTCACTTACACAAATAACTAA
- the rfbC gene encoding dTDP-4-dehydrorhamnose 3,5-epimerase — protein MQFIETELKGAYIIEIEPHTDERGNFARTFCANEFKQHGLNYNMVQSNLSISLHKHTLRGMHYQINDFQEVKLVRCIKGKIWDVIIDIRPRSETYCQYECVELSENNLKMLYVPEGFAHGFITLEDNCEVAYQVSNFYSPENERAIRWNDPEFSIKWPTNDPILSEKDKNYQDFERLAKN, from the coding sequence ATGCAATTTATTGAAACAGAATTAAAAGGCGCTTATATTATTGAAATAGAACCTCATACTGATGAGAGAGGTAACTTTGCAAGAACTTTTTGTGCCAATGAATTCAAGCAACACGGATTGAATTATAATATGGTTCAGAGTAATCTTTCAATATCTCTACATAAACATACGCTAAGGGGCATGCATTATCAGATAAATGACTTCCAGGAGGTAAAATTGGTGCGTTGTATCAAAGGAAAAATATGGGATGTAATAATAGATATTAGACCCCGATCCGAAACCTATTGTCAATATGAATGTGTTGAATTATCAGAAAATAATTTAAAAATGCTGTATGTGCCGGAAGGTTTTGCTCATGGCTTTATTACGCTTGAAGATAATTGTGAAGTTGCTTACCAGGTATCAAATTTTTACAGTCCTGAAAATGAAAGAGCAATAAGATGGAATGATCCTGAGTTTTCCATTAAATGGCCTACAAATGATCCTATTTTGTCTGAAAAAGATAAAAATTATCAGGATTTTGAGAGGCTGGCAAAAAATTAA
- a CDS encoding class I SAM-dependent methyltransferase — MEKNTTEKERQEQYPWSRTKYHNEYNYYLAKYKVESCMENSQGTSLLDMPCGDGLMTKMFAKKFDRIVGVDASGIHLKEAKKRVPDAGFHECLIEELELNEKFDSVFMLDILEHVIDPVGLLKKAATFMKDDGVLIVHVPNANAINRKIAVKMGTLKTCDELSPWDINIAGHRRSYTLETLSEDILAAGLKIKKTGGIFYKMFSTPQMDWILKNGLWNAGHGWGRQGVDNVDWKSEFCRACYEIGKERPEDCNVIFVCIIK; from the coding sequence ATGGAAAAAAATACAACAGAAAAAGAAAGACAAGAGCAATATCCATGGTCAAGAACTAAATATCATAACGAATATAATTATTATTTAGCCAAATATAAAGTAGAATCTTGCATGGAGAACTCGCAAGGGACGAGTTTATTAGATATGCCCTGCGGAGATGGTTTAATGACAAAGATGTTTGCAAAAAAATTCGACAGAATTGTTGGTGTTGATGCTTCAGGCATTCATTTAAAAGAAGCTAAAAAACGTGTGCCTGATGCCGGGTTCCATGAGTGCCTTATTGAAGAACTGGAATTGAATGAAAAATTTGACTCTGTTTTTATGCTCGATATCCTTGAACATGTTATTGACCCGGTTGGGTTGTTAAAAAAAGCTGCAACATTTATGAAAGATGATGGTGTATTAATTGTTCACGTTCCAAATGCAAATGCCATAAACAGAAAAATTGCAGTAAAGATGGGCACGCTTAAAACTTGTGATGAACTCTCACCTTGGGATATAAATATAGCAGGCCACAGAAGATCGTACACTTTGGAAACCTTAAGTGAAGATATTTTAGCTGCAGGCTTAAAAATTAAAAAAACAGGTGGGATTTTTTATAAAATGTTTTCAACACCGCAAATGGACTGGATTTTGAAGAATGGATTATGGAATGCAGGTCATGGATGGGGTAGGCAGGGTGTTGATAACGTAGATTGGAAATCGGAATTTTGTAGAGCATGTTATGAAATTGGCAAAGAAAGACCGGAAGATTGTAATGTAATATTTGTATGTATAATCAAATAG
- a CDS encoding DegT/DnrJ/EryC1/StrS family aminotransferase — protein MKIRLFKPSIGQDEINAIKEVFDRSWLGLGPKVGEFEKKWSKYINCVTSVAVNSGTAALHLALAAFNFPKGSKVLVPVITFISTASAALYNGLEPVFVDIDENTLGLDLEDLERKTTEDCVAIMAVHMGGHPLPMDKIMEFADRKNLVVIEDCAHCAGGEFLGKKLGTWGHIGCFSFEEKKSMTTGDGGMICSNDEKLLKPLYAMRWIGIDKDTWKRSAKYTGKDLDARHWYYEIALLGYKYNMNDLCASIGLVQLNKIDLMNANRLKAIKRYVEGLKNINYLTPLLPYDLSKNSSYHIFGLRSDKRDALMMYLKNKDIATGLHYTPLNQHPLFKTFQDDTPIANKVYKKIMTLPLFSDITEEEVDYVIENIVQFNEHYDTN, from the coding sequence ATGAAAATCAGATTGTTTAAACCAAGTATTGGTCAAGACGAAATCAATGCAATAAAGGAAGTGTTTGATAGATCCTGGCTGGGTTTGGGACCTAAGGTCGGAGAATTTGAAAAAAAATGGTCAAAATATATTAATTGCGTTACCTCTGTAGCTGTTAATTCCGGAACAGCAGCTTTGCACCTGGCATTGGCAGCATTTAACTTTCCTAAAGGTTCCAAGGTACTGGTTCCTGTAATAACCTTTATTTCTACTGCATCTGCTGCACTTTATAATGGGTTGGAGCCTGTGTTTGTGGATATTGATGAGAATACCCTGGGTTTGGATTTAGAAGATTTAGAAAGAAAAACAACCGAAGACTGTGTTGCTATAATGGCTGTTCACATGGGTGGGCATCCCTTACCAATGGATAAAATTATGGAGTTTGCAGATCGAAAAAATTTAGTAGTAATTGAGGATTGTGCTCATTGCGCCGGTGGCGAATTTTTGGGTAAAAAATTGGGTACATGGGGACATATCGGATGTTTTTCTTTTGAAGAAAAAAAAAGCATGACTACCGGAGATGGCGGTATGATCTGTTCAAATGATGAAAAACTCCTTAAGCCTTTGTATGCAATGCGATGGATTGGAATTGATAAGGATACCTGGAAAAGAAGTGCAAAATACACCGGCAAAGATTTAGACGCCCGCCACTGGTATTATGAAATTGCGCTGCTTGGATACAAATACAATATGAACGATCTATGTGCATCTATCGGTCTGGTTCAATTAAACAAGATTGATTTGATGAATGCCAATCGTCTCAAAGCGATAAAACGCTATGTTGAGGGGCTAAAAAATATAAATTATCTCACTCCTTTATTACCCTATGATCTTAGCAAAAACTCATCTTACCATATATTTGGTTTAAGAAGTGATAAGCGGGATGCTCTTATGATGTATTTAAAAAACAAGGATATTGCAACAGGATTGCATTATACTCCTTTAAATCAGCATCCACTTTTTAAAACATTTCAAGATGACACCCCAATTGCTAACAAAGTATATAAAAAAATTATGACGCTGCCTTTATTTTCAGATATTACCGAAGAAGAGGTAGATTATGTGATTGAAAATATAGTACAATTTAATGAACATTATGACACAAATTGA
- a CDS encoding MBOAT family protein, protein MLFNSLQFLIFLPAVIIIYFSIPYKWRWLLLLIASYYFYMCWKVEYIILIIISTLIDFYAGIQMGKIKEKHKRRKYLYVSLLTNLGLLFGFKYFNFFSENVQQVFDYFNIFYNVPLFNVLLPVGISFYTFQTLSYTIDIYNGKAEPQTNLGIFALYVSFFPQLVAGPIERSQRLLPQFFQKFDFDYDRVKSGLLLMLWGFFKKLVIADSIARFVDTVYNNPEASDGITTLLATYFFGFQIYCDFSGYSDIAIGAALIMGYKLMENFRRPYFSQSIGEFWKRWHISLSTWFRDYFYIQLGGNRVVKWRWYYNLIVVFLVSGLWHGANWTFLIWGGLHGFYLVFSLMTLKVRNTFTSFIGLDRIPALNRLISIFITFNLVMFAWIFFRSNSLSDALIIISNIAQTKISFSLFNQAMLSFGRLDFLISIAAILLMEVIHIVQENKPNIRLRLSNKPVLLRWGIYTFLVMTIILFGKFGKQAFIYFQF, encoded by the coding sequence ATGTTGTTTAACTCCTTACAATTTCTAATCTTTCTTCCAGCAGTCATCATAATTTACTTTTCAATTCCTTATAAATGGCGTTGGCTGCTATTATTAATAGCAAGCTATTACTTTTATATGTGTTGGAAAGTTGAATATATAATTTTAATAATAATCTCTACATTAATTGACTTTTATGCAGGTATTCAGATGGGAAAGATCAAAGAGAAACATAAACGAAGAAAATATTTATATGTAAGTTTATTAACAAATTTAGGACTATTATTTGGATTCAAATATTTTAATTTTTTTAGTGAAAATGTACAACAGGTTTTTGATTATTTTAATATTTTTTATAATGTACCCCTATTTAATGTGCTGTTACCTGTCGGGATATCCTTCTATACATTCCAAACGTTGAGCTATACAATTGATATTTATAATGGCAAAGCAGAACCACAAACAAATTTAGGAATATTTGCTTTATACGTTTCATTTTTCCCTCAATTAGTTGCCGGGCCTATTGAACGTTCACAAAGATTATTACCTCAGTTTTTCCAAAAATTTGACTTTGATTATGATAGGGTAAAAAGCGGTTTATTATTGATGCTATGGGGATTTTTTAAAAAGCTGGTCATTGCTGACAGTATAGCCCGGTTTGTAGATACAGTTTATAATAATCCTGAAGCATCTGATGGTATAACAACATTATTAGCCACTTATTTTTTTGGTTTTCAGATCTATTGTGATTTCTCTGGATATTCTGATATTGCTATTGGCGCTGCTTTAATAATGGGCTATAAGTTAATGGAAAATTTCCGAAGGCCATATTTTTCTCAATCTATTGGTGAGTTTTGGAAAAGATGGCATATTTCTCTCTCAACCTGGTTTCGGGATTATTTTTATATCCAGCTTGGAGGTAATCGGGTTGTTAAATGGCGCTGGTACTATAACTTAATAGTCGTATTTCTGGTCAGTGGCCTGTGGCACGGGGCAAATTGGACATTTTTAATTTGGGGAGGATTGCATGGCTTTTATCTTGTTTTTAGTTTAATGACCCTAAAGGTTAGAAACACATTTACTTCCTTTATTGGTCTGGATAGAATACCAGCGCTAAACAGGCTCATAAGTATTTTTATTACTTTTAATTTAGTAATGTTTGCCTGGATATTTTTCAGGTCAAATTCTCTTAGTGATGCTCTTATTATAATTAGTAATATTGCCCAAACAAAGATTTCTTTTTCTTTATTTAATCAAGCAATGCTGTCGTTTGGAAGATTGGATTTTTTAATTTCTATTGCTGCAATATTATTAATGGAAGTTATTCACATAGTTCAGGAAAATAAACCCAATATAAGGTTAAGATTGTCAAATAAGCCTGTATTACTGAGATGGGGAATTTACACATTCCTGGTAATGACAATAATCCTTTTTGGCAAATTCGGTAAACAAGCATTTATATATTTTCAATTTTAA
- a CDS encoding cephalosporin hydroxylase, whose protein sequence is MEELKEFERKKLNNIENLSKDIVLKKAGIDFLKNTSKYNYTYNFTWMGVPIIQVPQDMIAMQEIIWEVKPDLIIETGIAHGGSLIFYASLLEMIGKGEIVGIDIDIRDHNREVIENHPMFKRIKLIEGPSTSENVLNQVENIVEKNQKVLVSLDSDHTHDHVLKELVSYSKFVSQNSYVVVFDTAIEDMPEDFFSNKNWGKGNNPKTAVWEFLKNNDKFVIDKNIENKLLITVAPDGYLKRIK, encoded by the coding sequence ATGGAAGAATTGAAGGAATTTGAAAGAAAGAAATTGAATAATATTGAAAATCTGTCTAAAGATATTGTTCTTAAAAAGGCAGGTATTGATTTTTTAAAAAATACTTCCAAATATAATTATACTTATAATTTCACCTGGATGGGAGTGCCAATTATTCAAGTACCTCAAGATATGATTGCCATGCAGGAAATTATTTGGGAAGTAAAGCCAGACTTAATCATAGAGACAGGAATAGCACATGGAGGTTCATTAATTTTTTATGCGTCCTTGCTTGAGATGATTGGTAAGGGTGAAATTGTAGGCATTGATATAGATATCCGCGATCATAATCGGGAAGTGATTGAAAATCATCCGATGTTTAAAAGAATTAAACTTATAGAGGGCCCTTCCACCTCCGAAAATGTTTTGAATCAAGTAGAAAACATTGTTGAAAAAAATCAAAAAGTTTTGGTATCATTAGATTCTGATCATACACACGATCATGTATTAAAGGAGTTAGTGTCGTATTCAAAGTTTGTTTCACAAAATAGTTATGTAGTTGTTTTTGATACAGCAATAGAAGATATGCCTGAAGATTTCTTCTCAAACAAAAATTGGGGAAAGGGAAACAACCCTAAAACCGCAGTGTGGGAATTTTTGAAAAATAATGATAAATTTGTTATTGATAAGAATATCGAAAACAAATTGTTGATTACTGTTGCGCCTGATGGATATTTAAAAAGAATAAAATAA